In the Salmo trutta chromosome 33, fSalTru1.1, whole genome shotgun sequence genome, one interval contains:
- the LOC115172802 gene encoding protein GREB1 isoform X6: MTSKFQYVFIGQGVMGNSYAGQLRTTRFEEVLHNSIEASLRSNTVVPRPVFSQLYLEAKQPTLHNGQVENEEEEDGSESNSPPIPYKMKPPPEGCCTTDGFCQAGRDLRLSSLVSEPQDLPPGFLLVGALSAGAPDTLLVCAVDRRFLPDERGCNALLGFSGICMGCGEKGFRYFTEFSNHINLKLSTQPKKQKLLKYHLYRNDQGQLVRGAAICWKGLESRGRQTVPNASDGHVTSDNHYPNPAVTAHPAHTPGNYTADAPVEPIAPPPPGNGSHIPLSQNPLPQTAILSKGPGRPTVIGTLNTGPPKKRHKGWSPESSAGAESAVKTPPSSSSSSLTNWTKPDNAPPVSLSQGSSNPPSPPGPSVTVPDQLLHTCRLQPVIFRGHGSLPRLSGKVSDVQVSSLLQSCYQNCQALPRVYQHYGPSPIQPLSVEMQILLTVYYLVQLGPDQVPLIEDLEQIFMRSWRESHLSEIHQYQQPQPGLSLPQAPYTLPGLPLPQAQPLTPSQLPWLANLAASSCGGGVVVLGEKASMALGLADTFSRLMEGQLAHTNYVVIICTAKGQETESCMVVTGQHQCRALTEGMFSPSDSLREISQQLSSGMTQELTTFCNSLGPEGDIDVLLESAAVESRSQLTPLSISQECTGDSKPIDRQTARATGIPKEPARDTHTDRAESPKASCSEYRVEWREVRPIQLVVARKLLSHVCAIADSSTQNLDLGSFDRVHFLICVPPSEVTFQQTVLHLWNSGVLQNLGLEQDCLSQREAERYVVKMDQEARARIDDLIQEANRNPNTLFILVHDHAHWDISSGGYGASGGDSGSGLVDSLLNSCQIRDANNILTLHVTSFPFALQTQHTRISPYNEIHWPSAFNNEVDLYLEKTQYFGVSELLDSTRSGSGLPLLRYDSSFESMASVLEERFPKLHSAVIRTQVLIQHYCVAMMAVSGRSGSGGRSQHKHTSVETLEIVQSLLSSAQRCPSHHGHMVLLRLPSLALAGWAHQRLVRIRQRLGLGERFEIILGNPSQTLSIGQSFTERIKTWLKIQETDWVPRTYLELEALPCILILSGADPLGESLPRSLKYCDLRVISSYYLQRTALEQELGLAAYLVRVESQGSQPHGHAPDLGSDLSESDSDKLNSTDNEEKEGGENALKSDLPGLGHTAPSLPHPPSVLQTPRTFPGSIAADPLHPHTTPPDPHRPPNTQRRPSKSTSLDSSSPLPPSLLQGCSWARGVSRPPSLLLPRGLYDIIKACHGSGLPRCTSFLPHRSVTWASSFRPLLSKMMTCTEQSLYYRQWTIPRPHHMDSSNRPAKGCTDNFHPRRLLLSGPPQVGKTGAYLQFLGILSRMLIRLMEVDIYDEEDINFSGQLERVQYQSTCASWPVTDTLRGMPFDYTVHDPKYEDISTVYCPDYYPNIDGIPRHQEDVYLRRRTDRIKLSKYAAYNTYHHCEQCHQYMAFNPGYQMSTLHAFTFSHLLLGEEIQLYFIIPKSKQHHFSFSQPGGQLESMRLPLTSDWNPDCIKSPIFTPTTGRHEHGLFNLYHAMDGAAHLHILVIKEYEMAVYKKYWPNHIMLVLPTIFNGAGLGAAHFLIKELSYNNLELERSRRVEGGGPPADVWPFIILSDDSCVMWNAVDLDSHSTSGPVERSVSLKQVLQHMEACPDLTQFGLCGIRKWSSHSPGQGSGGGARHREPFSRGHLHDFLLLNVDLTQGVQFNQNRFTCDDVDFTLRVHSAGLLICRFNNFSVMKKQISIGGYHTFIIKNKMTDVPTSVQPSQYICAPDSKHPFLATPAQLLLEKYLQHASLFPLSTCNYTHPILSVDCYLNLGPEVTVCFVSSRPRSINICTTGLLFSGLLLCFWDSFVTPGFLKNFHFLKGAVLCVICADRSSLRQTVVRLELEDEWRFRLSDEFQTANAKEDRPLFFLTGKHI, encoded by the exons gtgtgatgGGGAACTCGTATGCAGGCCAGTTGAGGACCACGCGTTTTGAGGAGGTGCTTCATAACTCCATCGAGGCTTCTCTCCGCTCCAACACTGTGGTGCCACGGCCTGTCTTCTCACAGCTCTACCTGGAGGCAAAGCAGCCAACCCTGCACAacg GCCAGGTAgagaatgaggaggaggaagatggctCAGAGTCCAACAGCCCTCCCATCCCGTACAAGATGAAGCCCCCGCCAGAGGGATGCTGCACCACGGACG GATTCTGCCAGGCGGGTAGAGACCTGCGTCTATCCTCCCTGGTGTCAGAGCCTCAAGACCTGCCCCCAGGATTCCTGCTGGTAGGGGCCCTGTCTGCAGGCGCACCAGACACCCTGCTGGTGTGTGCAGTAGACCGCAGGTTCCTGCCCGATGAACGGGGATGCAACGCACTGctgg GGTTCTCGGGGATCTGTATGGGTTGTGGAGAGAAGGGTTTTCGCTACTTCACAGAATTCTCCAACCACATCAACCTGAAGTTGAGCACCCAGCCCAAGAAACAGAAGCTCTTAAAGTACCATCTGTACAGGAACGACCAGGGACAGCTGGTCAGAGGGGCTGCTATCTGCTGGAAGGGCCTCG agagcagagggagacagacagtgcCCAACGCCTCTGACGGGCATGTAACCTCAGACAATCACTACCCCAACCCAGCAGTCACCGCTCACCCTGCACACACACCCGGGAActacacag CCGACGCCCCTGTAGAAcccattgccccccctcccccgggCAACGGGAGCCACATCCCCCTATCCCAGAATCCTCTGCCCCAGACTGCCATACTGTCGAAAGGACCGGGGAGACCCACAGTTATAG GTACACTCAATACAGGACCACCTAAAAAGAGACACAAAGGCTGGTCTCCTGAGTCTTCTGCTGGGGCTGAGTCTGCTGTGAAGACCCCcccatcttcctcttcctcatcactcACCAATTGGACCAAACCAG ACAATGCCCCTCCAGTGAGTCTGTCCCAGGGGTCCTccaaccccccctctcctcccggGCCGTCTGTCACAGTGCCTGATCAGCTGCTACACACCTGCAGACTCCAGCCAGTCATCTTCAgag GTCATGGCAGCCTACCTCGGCTGAGTGGTAAGGTGTCTGATGTGCAGGTCAGTTCCCTGCTCCAGAGCTGCTATCAGAACTGCCAGGCCCTACCCAGGGTCTACCAACACTACGGACCCTCTCCCATACAGCCCCTGTCTGTAGAGATGCAGATACTACTCACTGTATACTACCTGGTGCAactag GCCCAGACCAGGTCCCGCTGATTGAGGACCTGGAGCAGATCTTCATGCGTTCCTGGAGAGAGTCCCACCTCAGTGAGATCCACCAGTACCAGCAGCCCCAGCCTGGCCTCTCCCTCCCCCAGGCTCCCTACACCCTGCCTGGGCTTCCACTGCCCCAGGCCCAGCCCCTCACCCCCTCCCAGCTGCCCTGGCTGGCCAACCTGGCAGCCTCGTCATGTGGGGGGGGAGTGGTGGTTCTGGGGGAGAAGGCCTCGATGGCTCTGGGGCTGGCTGACACCTTCAGTAGGCTGATGGAGGGACAGCTGGCTCATACCAACTATGTGGTCATCATCTGTACAGCCAAGGGACAGGAGACAGAGTCCTGCatggtggtgacag gtcaACACCAGTGTCGTGCCCTGACTGAGGGGATGTTCAGTCCCAGTGATAGTCTGAGAGAGATCAGTCAACAGCTGTCCTCTGGCATGACCCAGGAGCTCACTACCTTCTGCAACTCTCTGGGACCtg aaggtGATATAGATGTGTTGCTGGAGAGTGCTGCTGTGGAGAGCAGGAGCCAACTGACCCCCCTGTCCATCAGTCAGGAGTGTACAGGAGACAGCAagcctatagacagacagacggccagAGCTACAGGCATCCCCAAAGAGCcagccagagacacacacacagacagagcagagAGCCCCAAGGCATCCTGCTCAG AGTACCGTGTGGAGTGGCGGGAGGTACGGCCCATCCAGTTGGTGGTAGCCAGGAAGCTGCTGTCCCATGTGTGTGCCATCGCTGACTCCAGCACTCAGAACCTGGACCTGGGCTCCTTCGACAGGGTCCACTTCCTCATTTGTGTCCCTCCTTCTGAGGTTACCTTCCAACAGACTGTACTGCATCTCTGGAACTCAG GTGTCCTACAGAATCTGGGGTTGGAGCAAGACTGTCTGTctcagagagaggcagagcgctACGTGGTGAAGATGGACCAGGAGGCCAGGGCGCGCATTGATGACCTCATACAGGAAGCAAACAGGAACCCCAACACACTCTTCATCCTGGTTCATGACCACGCTCACTGGGACatcagcag TGGAGGGTATGGTGCCAGCGGTGGTGACTCCGGCAGTGGGTTGGTGGACAGCCTGCTCAACTCCTGTCAGATCAGAGACGCCAACAACATCCTGACTCTCCACGTCACCTCGTTCCCCTTTGCCCTgcagacacaacacacacgcatCAGCCCTTACAACGAGATACACTGGCCCTCTGCTTTCAATAAT gaagtgGATCTGTACCTTGAGAAGACACAGTACTTTGGTGTGTCTGAGCTGCTGGACTCGACTCGTTCAGGCAGCGGTCTGCCTCTCCTCCGCTACGACAGCTCCTTCGAAAGCATGGCCTCTGTCCTGGAGGAGag GTTCCCCAAGCTACACAGTGCAGTGATCCGGACCCAGGTTTTAATACAACACTACTGTGTGGCCATGATGGCCGTGTCGGGTCGGTCTGGCTCAGGGGGGCGAAGCCAACATAAACACACCTCCGTCGAGACGCTGGAGATCGTCCAGAGCCTGCTTAGCTCCGCCCAGCGATGCCCCTCCCACCACGGTCACATGGTGCTGCTACGGCTCCCCTCATTGGCTCTGGCAGGGTGGGCCCACCAACGGCTGGTGCGGATCAGacagagactggggctgggggagCGCTTTGAGATCATCCTGGGaaaccccagccaaaccctcagCATAGGACAGAGCTTCACTGAGCGCATCAAG acatGGCTGAAGATCCAGGAGACAGACTGGGTTCCTCGTACCTACCTGGAGCTAGAGGCCCTACCCTGCATCCTCATCCTCTCTGGGGCAGACCCCCTGGGAGAGTCCctacccag ATCACTGAAGTACTGTGATCTGCGTGTGATAAGCTCCTACTACCTGCAGCGCACGGCGTTGGAGCAGGAGCTAGGATTGGCGGCCTACCTGGTGAGGGTGGAGTCCCAGGGGTCACAACCCCACGGCCACGCGCCCGACCTGGGCAGTGACCTGTCAGAGAGCGACTCAGACAAACTCAACAGCACCGACAacgaggagaaggaggggggagagaacg cTCTGAAATCTGACCTCCCTGGCTTGGGTCAcaccgctccctctctccctcaccctccctcagtTCTCCAGACCCCCCGAACCTTCCCCGGCAGCATTGCTGCGGACCCCCTCCATCCCCACACCACCCCCCCAGACCCTCACCGCCCCCCCAACACCCAGCGCCGGCCCTCCAAGTCCACTTCCTTGGATTCCTCCTcccccctacccccctctctccttcaggGCTGCTCCTGGGCACGGGGGGTGAGCCGCCCCCCTTCCCTGCTGCTGCCCCGGGGACTCTATGACATCATCAAGGCGTGCCACGGCAGCGGGCTGCCTCGCTGCACCTCCTTCTTACCACACCGGTCTGTGACCTGGGCCAGCTCCTTCAG ACCTCTGCTGAGTAAGATGATGACGTGTACAGAACAGTCTCTGTATTACCGCCAGTGGACCATCCCACGGCCTCACCACATGGACAGCAGCAACCGCCCTGCAAAGGGGTGCACAGACAACTTCCATCCCCGCAGACTGCTGCTCAGCGGACCCCCGCAG GTGGGGAAGACAGGGGCGTACCTCCAGTTTCTGGGCATCCTGTCTCGTATGCTGATCAGACTGATGGAGGTGGACATCTATGATGAGGAAGATATCAACTTCA GTGGTCAGCTGGAGCGTGTCCAGTACCAGTCAACCTGTGCCTCCTGGCCAGTCACAGACACACTGAGGGGCATGCCGTTTGACTACACCGTCCACGACCCCAAATATGAAGACATCAGCACTGTCTACTGCCCTGACTACTACCCCAACATTGATG GAATCCCCAGACATCAGGAGGACGTGTATCTGCGGAGGCGTACGGACAGAATCAAACTGTCTAAATACGCAGCCTACAATACCTACCACCACTGTGAACAGTGTCACCAGTACATGGCTTTCAACCCCGGATACCAG ATGTCGACCCTGCATGCCTTCACCTTCTCCCACCTGCTGCTGGGGGAGGAGATCCAGCTCTACTTCATCATCCCCAAGTCTAAACAACACCACTTCAGCTTCAGCCAACCAGGAGGCCAGCTAGAGAGCATGAGACTGCCCCTCACCTCCGATTGG AACCCAGACTGTATCAAGAGTCCCATCTTCACCCCAACAACAGGTCGTCATGAGCATGGCCTGTTCAACCTGTATCACGCCATGGATGGGGCGGCCCACCTCCACATCCTGGTCATCAAGGAGTATGAGATGGCTGTCTATAAGAAGTACTGGCCCAACCACATTATGCTGGTGCTGCCCACCATCTTCAATGGAGCCGGGCTCG GTGCGGCCCACTTCCTGATCAAGGAGCTGTCCTATAACAACCTGGAGCTGGAACGCAGCCgcagggtggagggaggagggccGCCAGCCGACGTCTGGCCCTTCATCATCCTCTCTGACGACTCCTGCGTCATGTGGAACGCTGTGGACCTGGACTCACACAG tACCTCAGGCCCTGTAGAGAGGAGTGTGTCTCTGAAGCAGGTGCTGCAGCACATGGAGGCGTGTCCTGACCTCACACAGTTCGGCCTCTGTGGGATCAGGAAGTGGAGCAGTCACTCcccaggtcaggggtcagggggagGAGCTCGTCACAGGGAGCCTTTCTCCAGAGGACACCTCCACGACTTCCTGCTTCTAAACGTGGACCTGACCCAGGGCGTCCAGTTCAACCAGAACAG gTTTACGTGTGATGATGTGGACTTCACCCTGCGAGTCCACAGTGCTGGTCTGCTCATCTGTCGTTTCAACAACTTCAGTGTGATGAAGAAACAGATCTCTATTGGAGGATACCACACCTTCATCATCAAGAACAAG ATGACTGACGTCCCCACCTCGGTCCAGCCGTCTCAGTATATCTGTGCCCCGGACAGCAAGCATCCATTCCTGGCCACGCCTGCACAGCTACTGCTGGAGAAATACCTGCAACACGCTAGCCTGTTCCCCCTTAGCACATGCAACTACACACACCCCATACTGTCTGTAGACTGCTACCTCAACCTGGGgcctgag
- the LOC115172802 gene encoding protein GREB1 isoform X5, with product MTSKFQYVFIGQGVMGNSYAGQLRTTRFEEVLHNSIEASLRSNTVVPRPVFSQLYLEAKQPTLHNGQVENEEEEDGSESNSPPIPYKMKPPPEGCCTTDGFCQAGRDLRLSSLVSEPQDLPPGFLLVGALSAGAPDTLLVCAVDRRFLPDERGCNALLGFSGICMGCGEKGFRYFTEFSNHINLKLSTQPKKQKLLKYHLYRNDQGQLVRGAAICWKGLESRGRQTVPNASDGHVTSDNHYPNPAVTAHPAHTPGNYTADAPVEPIAPPPPGNGSHIPLSQNPLPQTAILSKGPGRPTVIGTLNTGPPKKRHKGWSPESSAGAESAVKTPPSSSSSSLTNWTKPDNAPPVSLSQGSSNPPSPPGPSVTVPDQLLHTCRLQPVIFRGHGSLPRLSGKVSDVQVSSLLQSCYQNCQALPRVYQHYGPSPIQPLSVEMQILLTVYYLVQLGPDQVPLIEDLEQIFMRSWRESHLSEIHQYQQPQPGLSLPQAPYTLPGLPLPQAQPLTPSQLPWLANLAASSCGGGVVVLGEKASMALGLADTFSRLMEGQLAHTNYVVIICTAKGQETESCMVVTGQHQCRALTEGMFSPSDSLREISQQLSSGMTQELTTFCNSLGPEGDIDVLLESAAVESRSQLTPLSISQECTGDSKPIDRQTARATGIPKEPARDTHTDRAESPKASCSEYRVEWREVRPIQLVVARKLLSHVCAIADSSTQNLDLGSFDRVHFLICVPPSEVTFQQTVLHLWNSGVLQNLGLEQDCLSQREAERYVVKMDQEARARIDDLIQEANRNPNTLFILVHDHAHWDISSGGYGASGGDSGSGLVDSLLNSCQIRDANNILTLHVTSFPFALQTQHTRISPYNEIHWPSAFNNEVDLYLEKTQYFGVSELLDSTRSGSGLPLLRYDSSFESMASVLEERFPKLHSAVIRTQVLIQHYCVAMMAVSGRSGSGGRSQHKHTSVETLEIVQSLLSSAQRCPSHHGHMVLLRLPSLALAGWAHQRLVRIRQRLGLGERFEIILGNPSQTLSIGQSFTERIKTWLKIQETDWVPRTYLELEALPCILILSGADPLGESLPRSLKYCDLRVISSYYLQRTALEQELGLAAYLVRVESQGSQPHGHAPDLGSDLSESDSDKLNSTDNEEKEGGENALKSDLPGLGHTAPSLPHPPSVLQTPRTFPGSIAADPLHPHTTPPDPHRPPNTQRRPSKSTSLDSSSPLPPSLLQGCSWARGVSRPPSLLLPRGLYDIIKACHGSGLPRCTSFLPHRSVTWASSFRPLLSKMMTCTEQSLYYRQWTIPRPHHMDSSNRPAKGCTDNFHPRRLLLSGPPQVYTDIHTCRLLLSGPPQVGKTGAYLQFLGILSRMLIRLMEVDIYDEEDINFSGQLERVQYQSTCASWPVTDTLRGMPFDYTVHDPKYEDISTVYCPDYYPNIDGIPRHQEDVYLRRRTDRIKLSKYAAYNTYHHCEQCHQYMAFNPGYQMSTLHAFTFSHLLLGEEIQLYFIIPKSKQHHFSFSQPGGQLESMRLPLTSDWNPDCIKSPIFTPTTGRHEHGLFNLYHAMDGAAHLHILVIKEYEMAVYKKYWPNHIMLVLPTIFNGAGLGAAHFLIKELSYNNLELERSRRVEGGGPPADVWPFIILSDDSCVMWNAVDLDSHSTSGPVERSVSLKQVLQHMEACPDLTQFGLCGIRKWSSHSPGQGSGGGARHREPFSRGHLHDFLLLNVDLTQGVQFNQNRFTCDDVDFTLRVHSAGLLICRFNNFSVMKKQISIGGYHTFIIKNKMTDVPTSVQPSQYICAPDSKHPFLATPAQLLLEKYLQHASLFPLSTCNYTHPILSVDCYLNLGPEVTVCFVSSRPRSINICTTGLLFSGLLLCFWDSFVTPGFLKNFHFLKGAVLCVICADRSSLRQTVVRLELEDEWRFRLSDEFQTANAKEDRPLFFLTGKHI from the exons gtgtgatgGGGAACTCGTATGCAGGCCAGTTGAGGACCACGCGTTTTGAGGAGGTGCTTCATAACTCCATCGAGGCTTCTCTCCGCTCCAACACTGTGGTGCCACGGCCTGTCTTCTCACAGCTCTACCTGGAGGCAAAGCAGCCAACCCTGCACAacg GCCAGGTAgagaatgaggaggaggaagatggctCAGAGTCCAACAGCCCTCCCATCCCGTACAAGATGAAGCCCCCGCCAGAGGGATGCTGCACCACGGACG GATTCTGCCAGGCGGGTAGAGACCTGCGTCTATCCTCCCTGGTGTCAGAGCCTCAAGACCTGCCCCCAGGATTCCTGCTGGTAGGGGCCCTGTCTGCAGGCGCACCAGACACCCTGCTGGTGTGTGCAGTAGACCGCAGGTTCCTGCCCGATGAACGGGGATGCAACGCACTGctgg GGTTCTCGGGGATCTGTATGGGTTGTGGAGAGAAGGGTTTTCGCTACTTCACAGAATTCTCCAACCACATCAACCTGAAGTTGAGCACCCAGCCCAAGAAACAGAAGCTCTTAAAGTACCATCTGTACAGGAACGACCAGGGACAGCTGGTCAGAGGGGCTGCTATCTGCTGGAAGGGCCTCG agagcagagggagacagacagtgcCCAACGCCTCTGACGGGCATGTAACCTCAGACAATCACTACCCCAACCCAGCAGTCACCGCTCACCCTGCACACACACCCGGGAActacacag CCGACGCCCCTGTAGAAcccattgccccccctcccccgggCAACGGGAGCCACATCCCCCTATCCCAGAATCCTCTGCCCCAGACTGCCATACTGTCGAAAGGACCGGGGAGACCCACAGTTATAG GTACACTCAATACAGGACCACCTAAAAAGAGACACAAAGGCTGGTCTCCTGAGTCTTCTGCTGGGGCTGAGTCTGCTGTGAAGACCCCcccatcttcctcttcctcatcactcACCAATTGGACCAAACCAG ACAATGCCCCTCCAGTGAGTCTGTCCCAGGGGTCCTccaaccccccctctcctcccggGCCGTCTGTCACAGTGCCTGATCAGCTGCTACACACCTGCAGACTCCAGCCAGTCATCTTCAgag GTCATGGCAGCCTACCTCGGCTGAGTGGTAAGGTGTCTGATGTGCAGGTCAGTTCCCTGCTCCAGAGCTGCTATCAGAACTGCCAGGCCCTACCCAGGGTCTACCAACACTACGGACCCTCTCCCATACAGCCCCTGTCTGTAGAGATGCAGATACTACTCACTGTATACTACCTGGTGCAactag GCCCAGACCAGGTCCCGCTGATTGAGGACCTGGAGCAGATCTTCATGCGTTCCTGGAGAGAGTCCCACCTCAGTGAGATCCACCAGTACCAGCAGCCCCAGCCTGGCCTCTCCCTCCCCCAGGCTCCCTACACCCTGCCTGGGCTTCCACTGCCCCAGGCCCAGCCCCTCACCCCCTCCCAGCTGCCCTGGCTGGCCAACCTGGCAGCCTCGTCATGTGGGGGGGGAGTGGTGGTTCTGGGGGAGAAGGCCTCGATGGCTCTGGGGCTGGCTGACACCTTCAGTAGGCTGATGGAGGGACAGCTGGCTCATACCAACTATGTGGTCATCATCTGTACAGCCAAGGGACAGGAGACAGAGTCCTGCatggtggtgacag gtcaACACCAGTGTCGTGCCCTGACTGAGGGGATGTTCAGTCCCAGTGATAGTCTGAGAGAGATCAGTCAACAGCTGTCCTCTGGCATGACCCAGGAGCTCACTACCTTCTGCAACTCTCTGGGACCtg aaggtGATATAGATGTGTTGCTGGAGAGTGCTGCTGTGGAGAGCAGGAGCCAACTGACCCCCCTGTCCATCAGTCAGGAGTGTACAGGAGACAGCAagcctatagacagacagacggccagAGCTACAGGCATCCCCAAAGAGCcagccagagacacacacacagacagagcagagAGCCCCAAGGCATCCTGCTCAG AGTACCGTGTGGAGTGGCGGGAGGTACGGCCCATCCAGTTGGTGGTAGCCAGGAAGCTGCTGTCCCATGTGTGTGCCATCGCTGACTCCAGCACTCAGAACCTGGACCTGGGCTCCTTCGACAGGGTCCACTTCCTCATTTGTGTCCCTCCTTCTGAGGTTACCTTCCAACAGACTGTACTGCATCTCTGGAACTCAG GTGTCCTACAGAATCTGGGGTTGGAGCAAGACTGTCTGTctcagagagaggcagagcgctACGTGGTGAAGATGGACCAGGAGGCCAGGGCGCGCATTGATGACCTCATACAGGAAGCAAACAGGAACCCCAACACACTCTTCATCCTGGTTCATGACCACGCTCACTGGGACatcagcag TGGAGGGTATGGTGCCAGCGGTGGTGACTCCGGCAGTGGGTTGGTGGACAGCCTGCTCAACTCCTGTCAGATCAGAGACGCCAACAACATCCTGACTCTCCACGTCACCTCGTTCCCCTTTGCCCTgcagacacaacacacacgcatCAGCCCTTACAACGAGATACACTGGCCCTCTGCTTTCAATAAT gaagtgGATCTGTACCTTGAGAAGACACAGTACTTTGGTGTGTCTGAGCTGCTGGACTCGACTCGTTCAGGCAGCGGTCTGCCTCTCCTCCGCTACGACAGCTCCTTCGAAAGCATGGCCTCTGTCCTGGAGGAGag GTTCCCCAAGCTACACAGTGCAGTGATCCGGACCCAGGTTTTAATACAACACTACTGTGTGGCCATGATGGCCGTGTCGGGTCGGTCTGGCTCAGGGGGGCGAAGCCAACATAAACACACCTCCGTCGAGACGCTGGAGATCGTCCAGAGCCTGCTTAGCTCCGCCCAGCGATGCCCCTCCCACCACGGTCACATGGTGCTGCTACGGCTCCCCTCATTGGCTCTGGCAGGGTGGGCCCACCAACGGCTGGTGCGGATCAGacagagactggggctgggggagCGCTTTGAGATCATCCTGGGaaaccccagccaaaccctcagCATAGGACAGAGCTTCACTGAGCGCATCAAG acatGGCTGAAGATCCAGGAGACAGACTGGGTTCCTCGTACCTACCTGGAGCTAGAGGCCCTACCCTGCATCCTCATCCTCTCTGGGGCAGACCCCCTGGGAGAGTCCctacccag ATCACTGAAGTACTGTGATCTGCGTGTGATAAGCTCCTACTACCTGCAGCGCACGGCGTTGGAGCAGGAGCTAGGATTGGCGGCCTACCTGGTGAGGGTGGAGTCCCAGGGGTCACAACCCCACGGCCACGCGCCCGACCTGGGCAGTGACCTGTCAGAGAGCGACTCAGACAAACTCAACAGCACCGACAacgaggagaaggaggggggagagaacg cTCTGAAATCTGACCTCCCTGGCTTGGGTCAcaccgctccctctctccctcaccctccctcagtTCTCCAGACCCCCCGAACCTTCCCCGGCAGCATTGCTGCGGACCCCCTCCATCCCCACACCACCCCCCCAGACCCTCACCGCCCCCCCAACACCCAGCGCCGGCCCTCCAAGTCCACTTCCTTGGATTCCTCCTcccccctacccccctctctccttcaggGCTGCTCCTGGGCACGGGGGGTGAGCCGCCCCCCTTCCCTGCTGCTGCCCCGGGGACTCTATGACATCATCAAGGCGTGCCACGGCAGCGGGCTGCCTCGCTGCACCTCCTTCTTACCACACCGGTCTGTGACCTGGGCCAGCTCCTTCAG ACCTCTGCTGAGTAAGATGATGACGTGTACAGAACAGTCTCTGTATTACCGCCAGTGGACCATCCCACGGCCTCACCACATGGACAGCAGCAACCGCCCTGCAAAGGGGTGCACAGACAACTTCCATCCCCGCAGACTGCTGCTCAGCGGACCCCCGCAGgtatacacagacatacacacatgcagACTGCTGCTCAGCGGACCCCCGCAG GTGGGGAAGACAGGGGCGTACCTCCAGTTTCTGGGCATCCTGTCTCGTATGCTGATCAGACTGATGGAGGTGGACATCTATGATGAGGAAGATATCAACTTCA GTGGTCAGCTGGAGCGTGTCCAGTACCAGTCAACCTGTGCCTCCTGGCCAGTCACAGACACACTGAGGGGCATGCCGTTTGACTACACCGTCCACGACCCCAAATATGAAGACATCAGCACTGTCTACTGCCCTGACTACTACCCCAACATTGATG GAATCCCCAGACATCAGGAGGACGTGTATCTGCGGAGGCGTACGGACAGAATCAAACTGTCTAAATACGCAGCCTACAATACCTACCACCACTGTGAACAGTGTCACCAGTACATGGCTTTCAACCCCGGATACCAG ATGTCGACCCTGCATGCCTTCACCTTCTCCCACCTGCTGCTGGGGGAGGAGATCCAGCTCTACTTCATCATCCCCAAGTCTAAACAACACCACTTCAGCTTCAGCCAACCAGGAGGCCAGCTAGAGAGCATGAGACTGCCCCTCACCTCCGATTGG AACCCAGACTGTATCAAGAGTCCCATCTTCACCCCAACAACAGGTCGTCATGAGCATGGCCTGTTCAACCTGTATCACGCCATGGATGGGGCGGCCCACCTCCACATCCTGGTCATCAAGGAGTATGAGATGGCTGTCTATAAGAAGTACTGGCCCAACCACATTATGCTGGTGCTGCCCACCATCTTCAATGGAGCCGGGCTCG GTGCGGCCCACTTCCTGATCAAGGAGCTGTCCTATAACAACCTGGAGCTGGAACGCAGCCgcagggtggagggaggagggccGCCAGCCGACGTCTGGCCCTTCATCATCCTCTCTGACGACTCCTGCGTCATGTGGAACGCTGTGGACCTGGACTCACACAG tACCTCAGGCCCTGTAGAGAGGAGTGTGTCTCTGAAGCAGGTGCTGCAGCACATGGAGGCGTGTCCTGACCTCACACAGTTCGGCCTCTGTGGGATCAGGAAGTGGAGCAGTCACTCcccaggtcaggggtcagggggagGAGCTCGTCACAGGGAGCCTTTCTCCAGAGGACACCTCCACGACTTCCTGCTTCTAAACGTGGACCTGACCCAGGGCGTCCAGTTCAACCAGAACAG gTTTACGTGTGATGATGTGGACTTCACCCTGCGAGTCCACAGTGCTGGTCTGCTCATCTGTCGTTTCAACAACTTCAGTGTGATGAAGAAACAGATCTCTATTGGAGGATACCACACCTTCATCATCAAGAACAAG ATGACTGACGTCCCCACCTCGGTCCAGCCGTCTCAGTATATCTGTGCCCCGGACAGCAAGCATCCATTCCTGGCCACGCCTGCACAGCTACTGCTGGAGAAATACCTGCAACACGCTAGCCTGTTCCCCCTTAGCACATGCAACTACACACACCCCATACTGTCTGTAGACTGCTACCTCAACCTGGGgcctgag